In Euphorbia lathyris chromosome 9, ddEupLath1.1, whole genome shotgun sequence, the following are encoded in one genomic region:
- the LOC136205602 gene encoding uncharacterized protein, translated as MTSASKSIVAELNKDLKLNGVNYEVWSMKIRYLLGEQKVLDCLGSVMDTPEEGTISQHEKDLEAYVAWRKKNSTARIILLSAMDDVIAKQFQIYDNSMDLWIALKHKYGGMSLTKLRSLALKFDTYKMHFEHTMKMHLREMSKMINELSDAGQKMTEEQKVQAVIRSLRNSWDHMKMHLIHNESIRTFEDAARHLELEEDRLTSIKINVESHFIETASVENSSKNNANKRSCFDDYDKEQAQEPKKPKQKHEGNKSSMKKQKVNISRVKCLDCNQEGHYANECMLSNYNIQKSSTRDNLVLSPGSGMQIVMQPLSGKSFILEVESIDTIDTLKAKIHPIIGIPPYQLRLVFDGKLLADGTRTIADYNIPNHSTIDVVLRM; from the coding sequence ATGACTTCAGCATCAAAATCGATTGTTGCTGAACTCAATAAAGATCTCAAGTTGAATGGAGTAAACTATGAGGTATGGAGTATGAAAATCCGGTACTTGTTAGGAGAGCAAAAGGTTCTTGATTGTTTGGGTTCGGTTATGGATACACCCGAGGAAGGTACTATATCCCAACATGAAAAGGACCTAGAGGCGTATGTGGCTTGGAGGAAGAAGAACTCCACTGCACGCATCATCCTACTTAGTGCGATGGATGATGTTATTGCTAAGCAATTCCAAATTTATGACAATTCGATGGATCTATGGATTGCATTGAAACACAAGTATGGAGGTATGTCTCTAACAAAGCTTCGTTCCCTGGCTCTCAAATTCGATACTTATAAGATGCATTTTGAGCATACTATGAAGATGCATTTAAGAGAAATGTCTAAGATGATCAATGAGCTTAGTGATGCGGGTCAGAAAATGACTGAAGAGCAGAAGGTCCAAGCTGTTATTCGTTCTTTACGAAACAGTTGGGACCATATGAAGATGCACCTAATCCATAACGAAAGTATAAGGACTTTTGAGGATGCGGCTCGCCATCTAGAGTTAGAAGAGGATCGCCTCACATCTATTAAGATCAATGTTGAGTCACATTTCATTGAAACAGCATCTGTTGAAAATAGTTCCAAAAACAATGCCAACAAGCGTAGTTGTTTCGATGACTATGACAAAGAGCAGGCTCAAGAGCCTAAAAAGCCGAAGCAGAAACATGAAGGAAACAAATCGTCGATGAAGAAACAAAAAGTGAACATTTCACGGGTGAAGTGCTTAGACTGTAACCAGGAAGGGCATTATGCAAATGAGTGCATGCTTTCAAACTATAACATTCAGAAGTCGTCTACTCGTGACAACCTTGTTCTTAGTCCGGGAAGTGGTATGCAGATTGTCATGCAACCTTTATCTGGCAAGAGCTTCATCTTGGAAGTTGAGAGCATTGACACAATTGATACTTTGAAGGCCAAAATCCATCCTATAATTGGCATACCCCCATATCAGCTGAGGCTGGTGTTTGATGGTAAACTTCTGGCAGATGGTACAAGGACTATAGCCGACTACAACATTCCAAACCACTCTACCATTGATGTGGTATTAAGAATGTAG